A window from Balearica regulorum gibbericeps isolate bBalReg1 chromosome 1, bBalReg1.pri, whole genome shotgun sequence encodes these proteins:
- the IFNAR1 gene encoding interferon alpha/beta receptor 1 isoform X1, whose product MADRWRLVWGARPWRRCCPASWSRCPYAAQVGLGQTNLQSPQDLQVYVVNTNFTLRWNYTGNDTNVRFSAEYQLLEGFETNDTEWKELPGCQNVTRTECDFSSAITEYYDRHHVRIRAERREEVSPWSSIFEMIPYFIAQIGPPGIELQSTNGVIKIKVSPPEANQVRKMWIAHVRFKYNLVIWENSSNAEFRSQSIFPTDIIDDLAPETTYCLKVQATLPLDFQEGLFSPIRCVKTTRKVNDLFCATNVSVLALNMKFHLHWKNQYKHHVSYNAQYLLGYLKKLHDDYSMKWQNVPGCENITETQCNFSSIVTSTAGFYYLRVQAVNEYNKSCLSNDVKVDPLIANEIGPPGVKLDISDVLLHIQITPPGGSESEVMRDHYGLSYRVLYWKNSPNNEEEIKMKEIKQTIGTVSDLTPSTLYCVKVQAFSEAYNKSSHFSKEECIKTPGDNVLPLVILATFVTALIAVLLVAMPVVFALYQAYNKIKYVFFPSCQPPLNIEGFGEQLFSSPYMSTTEEPIENCCIIETVITEEVNQIDFKDYKHSKQSSRDSGNYSNDDDTSGSKVSEETLEKEIV is encoded by the exons GCCAAACTAATCTGCAGAGTCCGCAGGATCTTCAGGTCTACGTTGTAAATACAAATTTCACTCTAAGGTGGAACTACACTGGGAATGATACCAATGTGAGATTTTCAGCAGAATACCAGTT GCTTGAAGGCTTTGAGACAAATGACACAGAATGGAAGGAGTTGCCTGGGTGTCAAAATGTTACTCGCACAGAATGTGACTTTTCCTCAGCAATAACAGAATACTATGATAGACATCATGTGCGTATAAGGGctgaaagaagggaagaagtgTCTCCATGGTCTAGCATTTTTGAAATGATTCCGTATTTTATAG CTCAGATCGGTCCCCCAGGAATAGAGTTGCAGTCCACAAATGGTgtcataaaaattaaagtttctcCTCCAGAAGCAAATCAGGTCCGAAAAATGTGGATAGCTCATGTACGTTTTAAATATAATCTAGTTATCTGGGAAAATTCATCAAATGCAGAG TTCAGAAGTCAAAGTATTTTTCCTACTGACATAATTGATGATCTTGCACCAGAAACTACCTACTGTTTGAAAGTTCAAGCAACTCTCCCTTTGGACTTCCAAGAAGGCTTATTCAGTCCCATTCGTTGTGTAAAAACTACCCGTAAAG TGAATGACCTATTCTGTGCGACAAATGTGAGTGTCCTTGCTTTGAATATGAAATTTCATCTTCATTGGAAGAATCAGTATAAACATCATGTGAGCTATAATGCACAGTATCTCCT TGGGTATCTAAAGAAACTTCATGATGATTACTCAATGAAGTGGCAAAATGTACCCGGATGTGAAAACATCACGGaaacacaatgcaatttctcatcTATCGTCACTAGTACTGCTGGATTTTATTATCTCCGTGTGCAGGCCGTGAATGAATATAATAAATCGTGTTTGTCTAACGATGTGAAAGTAGATCCTCTGATAGCAA ATGAAATTGGCCCCCCTGGTGTAAAGTTGGACATCAGTGATGTTTTGCTCCATATTCAGATTACTCCTCCAGGAGGATCTGAAAGTGAAGTCATGAGGGACCATTATGGCTTGTCTTATCGAGTTTTGTATTGGAAGAATTCACCAAATAATGAG gaggaaatcaaaatgaaagagaTAAAGCAGACAATAGGGACAGTCTCTGATCTAACACCCTCAACTTTGTACTGTGTAAAAGTACAAGCATTCTCAGAAGCTTACAACAAAAGCAGTCATTTCAGCAAAGAGGAATGCATCAAAACACCTGGAG ataacgTTTTACCTCTGGTCATTTTAGCAACATTTGTAACTGCCCTGATTGCTGTCTTGCTTGTGGCTATGCCAGTCGTTTTTGCCCTGTATCAAGCCtacaataaaatcaaatatgtGTTCTTTCCATCATGCCAGCCTCCTTTGAACATAGAG GGTTTTGGAGAACAGCTCTTCAGCAGTCCTTATATGTCAACTACAGAGGAACCAATAGAAAACTGCTGTATAATTGAGACTGTCATCACAGAAGAAGTAAATCAAATTGATTTTAAAGACTACAAACATTCTAAACAGAGCAGTCGAGATTCAGGAAATTATTCTAATGATGACGATACTTCAGGGAGCAAAGTGTCAGAAGAAACactagaaaaggaaatagtataa
- the IFNAR1 gene encoding interferon alpha/beta receptor 1 isoform X2, producing MDGGPVAVGVGRAAVAALLSCLLVALPLRCAGQTNLQSPQDLQVYVVNTNFTLRWNYTGNDTNVRFSAEYQLLEGFETNDTEWKELPGCQNVTRTECDFSSAITEYYDRHHVRIRAERREEVSPWSSIFEMIPYFIAQIGPPGIELQSTNGVIKIKVSPPEANQVRKMWIAHVRFKYNLVIWENSSNAEFRSQSIFPTDIIDDLAPETTYCLKVQATLPLDFQEGLFSPIRCVKTTRKVNDLFCATNVSVLALNMKFHLHWKNQYKHHVSYNAQYLLGYLKKLHDDYSMKWQNVPGCENITETQCNFSSIVTSTAGFYYLRVQAVNEYNKSCLSNDVKVDPLIANEIGPPGVKLDISDVLLHIQITPPGGSESEVMRDHYGLSYRVLYWKNSPNNEEEIKMKEIKQTIGTVSDLTPSTLYCVKVQAFSEAYNKSSHFSKEECIKTPGDNVLPLVILATFVTALIAVLLVAMPVVFALYQAYNKIKYVFFPSCQPPLNIEGFGEQLFSSPYMSTTEEPIENCCIIETVITEEVNQIDFKDYKHSKQSSRDSGNYSNDDDTSGSKVSEETLEKEIV from the exons GCCAAACTAATCTGCAGAGTCCGCAGGATCTTCAGGTCTACGTTGTAAATACAAATTTCACTCTAAGGTGGAACTACACTGGGAATGATACCAATGTGAGATTTTCAGCAGAATACCAGTT GCTTGAAGGCTTTGAGACAAATGACACAGAATGGAAGGAGTTGCCTGGGTGTCAAAATGTTACTCGCACAGAATGTGACTTTTCCTCAGCAATAACAGAATACTATGATAGACATCATGTGCGTATAAGGGctgaaagaagggaagaagtgTCTCCATGGTCTAGCATTTTTGAAATGATTCCGTATTTTATAG CTCAGATCGGTCCCCCAGGAATAGAGTTGCAGTCCACAAATGGTgtcataaaaattaaagtttctcCTCCAGAAGCAAATCAGGTCCGAAAAATGTGGATAGCTCATGTACGTTTTAAATATAATCTAGTTATCTGGGAAAATTCATCAAATGCAGAG TTCAGAAGTCAAAGTATTTTTCCTACTGACATAATTGATGATCTTGCACCAGAAACTACCTACTGTTTGAAAGTTCAAGCAACTCTCCCTTTGGACTTCCAAGAAGGCTTATTCAGTCCCATTCGTTGTGTAAAAACTACCCGTAAAG TGAATGACCTATTCTGTGCGACAAATGTGAGTGTCCTTGCTTTGAATATGAAATTTCATCTTCATTGGAAGAATCAGTATAAACATCATGTGAGCTATAATGCACAGTATCTCCT TGGGTATCTAAAGAAACTTCATGATGATTACTCAATGAAGTGGCAAAATGTACCCGGATGTGAAAACATCACGGaaacacaatgcaatttctcatcTATCGTCACTAGTACTGCTGGATTTTATTATCTCCGTGTGCAGGCCGTGAATGAATATAATAAATCGTGTTTGTCTAACGATGTGAAAGTAGATCCTCTGATAGCAA ATGAAATTGGCCCCCCTGGTGTAAAGTTGGACATCAGTGATGTTTTGCTCCATATTCAGATTACTCCTCCAGGAGGATCTGAAAGTGAAGTCATGAGGGACCATTATGGCTTGTCTTATCGAGTTTTGTATTGGAAGAATTCACCAAATAATGAG gaggaaatcaaaatgaaagagaTAAAGCAGACAATAGGGACAGTCTCTGATCTAACACCCTCAACTTTGTACTGTGTAAAAGTACAAGCATTCTCAGAAGCTTACAACAAAAGCAGTCATTTCAGCAAAGAGGAATGCATCAAAACACCTGGAG ataacgTTTTACCTCTGGTCATTTTAGCAACATTTGTAACTGCCCTGATTGCTGTCTTGCTTGTGGCTATGCCAGTCGTTTTTGCCCTGTATCAAGCCtacaataaaatcaaatatgtGTTCTTTCCATCATGCCAGCCTCCTTTGAACATAGAG GGTTTTGGAGAACAGCTCTTCAGCAGTCCTTATATGTCAACTACAGAGGAACCAATAGAAAACTGCTGTATAATTGAGACTGTCATCACAGAAGAAGTAAATCAAATTGATTTTAAAGACTACAAACATTCTAAACAGAGCAGTCGAGATTCAGGAAATTATTCTAATGATGACGATACTTCAGGGAGCAAAGTGTCAGAAGAAACactagaaaaggaaatagtataa